The following are encoded together in the Bradyrhizobium sp. CCGUVB1N3 genome:
- a CDS encoding alpha/beta fold hydrolase — translation MQQPRPTITTDGRFAYEVAGSPDAVPLVFLHGIGGAARAWRHQLATFGSRFRAIAWDMPGYGGSKPLPEVSIAALAEALQEFLQQTEAKEPVLVGHSIGGMIVQQWLTQHPQAARAVVLAQTSPAFGKADGDWQKSFIAARLGPLDRGATMSSLAPSLVKELVGENPDTKGMDVARDCMASVPEASYRAMMLALIGFDRRSALRDIAVPTLLLSGSRDNNAPAPMMAKMAGYIPAARYVEISGVGHLANLERPDAFDAAIDDFLISSAAKTQAGGQ, via the coding sequence GTGCAGCAACCGAGGCCGACGATAACCACGGATGGGCGCTTTGCCTATGAGGTCGCAGGCAGTCCGGATGCGGTGCCCTTGGTCTTTTTGCATGGCATCGGCGGCGCAGCGCGCGCCTGGCGCCACCAGCTTGCCACGTTCGGCAGTCGCTTTCGCGCAATTGCCTGGGATATGCCCGGTTATGGCGGGTCGAAACCGCTCCCCGAGGTCAGCATCGCCGCATTGGCGGAGGCCTTGCAGGAGTTCCTGCAACAGACCGAAGCCAAAGAGCCCGTCCTGGTTGGCCATTCGATCGGCGGGATGATCGTGCAGCAATGGCTGACGCAACATCCTCAAGCTGCACGCGCAGTGGTATTGGCGCAGACCAGCCCGGCCTTCGGCAAGGCCGACGGCGATTGGCAAAAATCGTTCATTGCAGCACGGCTTGGCCCGCTCGATCGCGGCGCGACCATGAGTTCGCTCGCCCCCTCCCTCGTCAAGGAGCTGGTTGGCGAGAATCCCGATACGAAGGGTATGGATGTCGCGCGTGACTGCATGGCCAGCGTGCCGGAGGCGAGCTATCGCGCGATGATGCTCGCCTTGATCGGATTCGACCGGCGGAGCGCACTGAGGGACATCGCGGTTCCGACACTGCTCCTGTCCGGATCCAGGGACAACAATGCGCCTGCGCCGATGATGGCGAAAATGGCCGGCTATATTCCCGCAGCTCGCTACGTGGAGATCTCCGGCGTCGGTCATCTCGCCAATCTCGAACGTCCTGATGCGTTCGACGCAGCAATCGATGATTTTCTGATATCAAGCGCGGCCAAGACACAGGCGGGCGGACAGTGA
- a CDS encoding SDR family NAD(P)-dependent oxidoreductase, with amino-acid sequence MSGLPRSSHALVTGGGRGIGRAIAAALTNAGTTVTVLGRNAATLEDAVKAGAAHYAAVADVSDEAALRAAIAKAAERQPIDILVANAGSAESAPFAKSDAALFARMMDVNFMGVVHAVRAVLPGMKDRPYGRVVAIASTAGLKGYAYVSAYTAAKHAVVGLVRSLALEMAGSNITVNAVCPGFTDTDLVADSIETIMKKTGRSREQAIADLARHNPQGRLVTPREVADAVLWLCGEGAGAITGQAIAVAGGEI; translated from the coding sequence ATGTCTGGACTGCCGCGTTCTTCGCATGCGCTCGTGACGGGCGGTGGCCGCGGCATCGGTCGCGCCATCGCAGCAGCTTTGACGAATGCCGGCACCACGGTCACCGTACTCGGCCGCAACGCAGCGACGCTGGAAGACGCCGTCAAGGCAGGCGCCGCGCATTATGCCGCTGTCGCCGATGTCTCGGATGAGGCGGCGCTGAGGGCTGCAATCGCCAAGGCGGCCGAGCGACAGCCCATCGACATCCTGGTCGCAAACGCTGGCAGCGCCGAGTCCGCGCCGTTTGCAAAATCGGACGCTGCGCTGTTTGCGCGGATGATGGACGTCAATTTCATGGGCGTGGTGCACGCCGTCCGGGCTGTGTTGCCCGGGATGAAGGATCGACCTTACGGCCGCGTCGTCGCGATTGCATCGACTGCGGGACTGAAGGGCTATGCCTACGTCAGCGCTTATACGGCCGCCAAACACGCCGTGGTCGGGCTCGTGCGTTCGCTGGCGCTGGAAATGGCTGGTAGCAATATCACCGTGAACGCCGTCTGCCCCGGTTTTACCGATACGGACCTCGTTGCTGATAGCATCGAGACCATCATGAAGAAGACAGGGCGGAGCCGCGAGCAGGCGATCGCCGATCTCGCGCGGCACAACCCGCAAGGCCGGCTCGTCACGCCTCGCGAGGTTGCAGACGCTGTGCTTTGGCTGTGCGGCGAGGGCGCCGGCGCAATCACGGGCCAGGCGATTGCAGTCGCCGGTGGTGAAATATAG
- a CDS encoding enoyl-CoA hydratase family protein: MSRPANPVTVPLADYSPQHFLLAVVDHVATVTLNRPDRKNPLTFESYRELTDFFRACAFDDEVKAIVVTGAGGNFSSGGDVFEIIGPLVKMDTKGLTAFTRMTGDLVKAMRACPQPIVAAVEGICAGAGAIVAMASDMRLAASGAKVAFLFNKVGLAGCDMGACAILPRIIGQSRASELLYTGRFMTAEEGERWGFFSRIVTSDQVLPQAQLLAKQVAEGPTFANTMTKRMLAMEWAMSVEEAIEAEAVAQALCMTTADFERAFEAFANKIKPVFRGD; encoded by the coding sequence ATGAGCAGACCAGCCAATCCCGTTACCGTGCCGTTGGCGGATTATTCCCCTCAGCATTTCCTGCTTGCAGTGGTCGACCATGTGGCCACGGTCACATTGAATCGCCCGGACCGGAAAAATCCGCTGACGTTCGAGAGCTATCGCGAACTCACCGACTTCTTCCGCGCCTGCGCATTCGATGACGAGGTGAAGGCTATCGTCGTCACGGGCGCCGGCGGCAATTTCTCCTCGGGCGGCGACGTGTTCGAGATCATCGGCCCTCTAGTCAAGATGGATACCAAAGGGCTCACCGCCTTTACGCGGATGACGGGCGATCTCGTGAAGGCGATGCGGGCCTGCCCACAGCCGATCGTCGCGGCGGTTGAAGGCATCTGTGCTGGCGCCGGCGCGATCGTCGCGATGGCATCCGACATGCGGCTGGCCGCAAGTGGTGCGAAGGTCGCGTTTCTGTTCAACAAGGTTGGGCTCGCCGGCTGCGATATGGGCGCCTGCGCCATCCTGCCGCGGATCATCGGCCAATCGCGCGCCTCGGAGCTGCTTTACACCGGTCGCTTCATGACCGCGGAGGAGGGTGAGCGCTGGGGCTTCTTCAGCCGCATCGTCACGTCCGATCAGGTTCTGCCGCAGGCACAATTGCTAGCGAAGCAAGTCGCGGAAGGCCCGACCTTCGCCAACACCATGACCAAGCGGATGCTGGCCATGGAGTGGGCGATGTCGGTGGAAGAGGCGATCGAGGCGGAGGCTGTGGCACAGGCCTTATGCATGACGACGGCCGATTTCGAGCGTGCTTTTGAGGCCTTCGCCAACAAGATCAAGCCGGTCTTTAGGGGGGATTAG
- a CDS encoding flavin-dependent oxidoreductase, translating to MKVIIVGGGIGGLTTALMLRARGIACEIFEQADTIRELGVGINTLPHAMRELAGLGLLPKLDEVAICTDQLYYLNRHGQEVWREARGIDAGHDVPQFSIHRGRLQGVIHRAVEERLGPEIIHTGCRLGAFTQDEGGVTAYFFDRSGGHVHTGRGDILIGADGIHSRVRETLFPNEGPPCWNGLMLWRGARDWPVFLTGKSMIVAGGLNAKVVVYPIAEGSSPASRLTNWAVLVKIGEGNAPPPRKEDWSRPGRREELMPHVARFSVPYIDVKSLISATPEFYEYPTCDRDPLPHWSSGRVTLLGDAAHPMYPVGSNGASQAILDARCLADLLARCEHPRQALVEYEKKRLPMTAEIVRSNRRGGPEGVIDAVEQLAPDGFDNVENVLSYSQREAIVRGYATKAGFAAVPGLAAVRA from the coding sequence ATGAAGGTGATTATCGTCGGTGGCGGTATCGGAGGTCTCACCACGGCGTTGATGCTGCGGGCCCGCGGCATTGCTTGCGAGATCTTTGAACAAGCCGATACCATTCGCGAGCTCGGCGTCGGCATCAACACCCTGCCGCATGCCATGCGCGAGCTTGCCGGGCTTGGTCTCCTGCCGAAGCTCGACGAGGTCGCGATCTGCACCGACCAGCTCTATTATCTCAATCGTCATGGTCAGGAAGTCTGGCGCGAAGCGCGCGGCATCGACGCGGGTCATGATGTGCCGCAATTCTCGATTCATCGCGGCCGTCTGCAGGGCGTCATCCACCGCGCGGTCGAGGAGCGGCTCGGGCCCGAGATCATTCACACCGGCTGTCGCCTCGGCGCCTTCACCCAGGACGAAGGCGGCGTCACCGCCTATTTCTTTGATCGCTCCGGCGGACACGTCCACACGGGGCGTGGTGACATCCTGATCGGTGCGGACGGCATCCATTCCCGGGTGCGCGAGACGTTGTTTCCCAACGAGGGGCCGCCTTGCTGGAACGGTCTGATGCTGTGGCGCGGTGCGCGCGACTGGCCGGTGTTTCTCACCGGCAAGTCGATGATCGTCGCCGGTGGCCTGAACGCCAAGGTCGTGGTCTATCCGATCGCGGAGGGCTCGAGCCCCGCGAGCCGCCTCACGAACTGGGCGGTGCTGGTGAAGATCGGTGAGGGCAATGCGCCGCCGCCGCGCAAGGAGGACTGGTCGCGGCCGGGCCGGCGTGAAGAATTGATGCCGCACGTCGCGCGCTTCTCGGTGCCCTATATCGACGTCAAGAGCCTGATCTCGGCAACGCCGGAGTTCTACGAATATCCCACCTGTGACCGCGATCCCTTGCCCCATTGGTCATCGGGGCGGGTCACGCTGCTGGGCGATGCCGCGCATCCGATGTATCCGGTCGGCTCGAACGGCGCGTCTCAGGCGATTCTCGATGCGCGCTGCCTTGCGGATCTGCTGGCACGCTGCGAACACCCGCGCCAGGCGCTGGTCGAGTATGAGAAGAAGCGCCTGCCGATGACGGCCGAGATTGTCCGCTCCAATCGTCGCGGCGGCCCCGAAGGGGTGATCGACGCGGTCGAGCAGCTCGCGCCGGATGGTTTCGACAATGTCGAGAACGTCCTGAGCTACTCGCAGCGCGAGGCGATCGTACGGGGCTATGCGACGAAGGCCGGTTTTGCCGCGGTGCCTGGTCTTGCCGCGGTCAGGGCGTGA
- a CDS encoding cupin domain-containing protein, with product MKSEITGITRANEGIQGISWNILGQTYVPKSYAEHSFSWHATLPPGTFVPPHIHPDQDEYLYMLEGKLDFVLGNTEAQATPGDLIRLGMGVPHGIFNKSEQTAKVLFWVSPSRKLYDLFWGLHNMKEQKPEDVVAMAAEFNIHFLPPPPS from the coding sequence GTGAAGAGCGAGATCACCGGCATCACCAGGGCCAATGAGGGCATCCAGGGCATTTCCTGGAACATTCTCGGCCAGACCTATGTGCCAAAGAGCTATGCCGAGCACAGCTTTTCCTGGCATGCGACGCTGCCGCCCGGCACCTTCGTGCCGCCGCACATCCATCCGGACCAGGACGAGTATCTCTATATGCTGGAGGGAAAGCTCGACTTCGTGCTCGGCAACACCGAAGCGCAGGCGACACCTGGCGATTTGATCCGCCTCGGCATGGGCGTCCCGCACGGAATCTTCAACAAGTCGGAGCAGACGGCGAAGGTGCTGTTTTGGGTATCACCGAGCCGCAAGCTCTATGACCTGTTCTGGGGCCTTCACAACATGAAGGAGCAGAAGCCTGAGGACGTCGTCGCGATGGCAGCGGAGTTCAACATCCACTTCCTGCCCCCGCCGCCGTCCTAG